A stretch of the Sinorhizobium alkalisoli genome encodes the following:
- a CDS encoding GlxA family transcriptional regulator, giving the protein MASSDSKNIQRIGFLLVRNFALMSYASATEPLRAANLLAGRTLYQIVPLAQEAGTVTSSSGVPIGCADLESEGETCHTVFVCAGGEPADWADTSASHTTLRRLSRLGVRIGGISSGAFVLAAAGLLDNRDFTIHWEHAPALKEAFPHLTPRHARFVLDGGIATCGGGVAPLDMMHAMIAERLGADFARRVSDWYLHAAVAEPAAPQRGSVAERFGTNHPALLAVLEKMETAIERPLDRTSMARLAGVSPRHLDRLFKEYRGAGFLETYREIRLRHARRLLQQSPLSIPEIAYATGFSSPAHFSNAFKRLFSETPGSLRRRPRKQPLSGSMKA; this is encoded by the coding sequence ATGGCATCTTCCGACAGCAAGAATATTCAGAGAATCGGCTTTCTGCTGGTTCGGAATTTCGCGCTGATGAGCTACGCATCGGCGACGGAGCCGTTGCGTGCGGCCAATCTTCTCGCCGGCCGAACCCTCTACCAGATCGTCCCACTCGCGCAGGAGGCCGGGACCGTCACTTCATCCTCCGGCGTGCCGATCGGCTGTGCGGATCTGGAGAGCGAGGGAGAAACCTGCCATACGGTCTTCGTCTGCGCGGGCGGAGAGCCCGCCGACTGGGCGGACACGTCTGCGTCGCATACGACGCTCCGGCGGCTATCGCGCCTCGGAGTTCGCATCGGCGGCATATCGAGCGGAGCCTTCGTGCTCGCCGCTGCCGGGCTGCTCGACAATCGCGACTTCACAATTCATTGGGAGCACGCGCCTGCGCTGAAGGAAGCATTTCCCCATCTCACCCCCCGACACGCGCGCTTCGTGCTCGATGGCGGAATTGCCACCTGTGGCGGTGGGGTGGCGCCGCTCGACATGATGCATGCGATGATCGCCGAACGCCTGGGCGCCGATTTTGCCCGCCGGGTCAGCGACTGGTATCTGCACGCGGCCGTCGCCGAACCGGCAGCGCCGCAGCGTGGTTCGGTCGCAGAGCGGTTCGGAACCAATCATCCTGCCCTTTTGGCGGTTCTCGAGAAGATGGAAACGGCGATCGAACGACCACTCGACCGGACCTCCATGGCGCGGTTGGCCGGCGTCAGCCCGCGGCATCTCGATCGGCTTTTCAAGGAGTATCGCGGGGCGGGCTTTCTCGAGACATACCGCGAGATCCGGCTGCGCCACGCGCGCCGGCTTTTGCAGCAGAGTCCGCTCTCAATCCCGGAAATCGCCTATGCCACCGGTTTTTCCAGCCCCGCGCATTTTTCGAACGCGTTCAAGCGCTTGTTTTCGGAGACGCCGGGAAGCCTGCGCCGACGGCCCCGAAAACAACCTCTGTCGGGCTCAATGAAAGCGTGA
- a CDS encoding FMN-binding glutamate synthase family protein: protein MSYHNPYTPPRKSATFDDYTLAEIRRAAATGIYDIRGAGTKRKVPHFDDLLFLGASISRYPLEGYREKCDTSVVLGTRYAKKPIQLKIPITIAGMSFGALSGPAKEALGRGATISGTSTTTGDGGMTDEERGHSQTLVYQYLPSRYGMNPKDLRRADAIEVVVGQGAKPGGGGMLLGQKISDRVANMRNLPKGIDQRSACRHPDWTGPDDLEIKILEIREITDWEKPIYVKVGGARPYYDTALAVKAGADVVVLDGMQGGTAATQDVFIEHVGMPILACIRPAVQALQDLGMHRKVQLVVSGGIRSGADVAKALALGADAVAIGTAALVAIGDNDPRWEEEYQKLGTTAGAYDDWHEGKDPAGITTQDPELAARLDPVAAGRRLANYLKVMTLEAQTIARACGKNHLHNLEPEDLCALTMEAAAMAQIPLAGTNWYPGKGGF, encoded by the coding sequence ATGAGCTATCACAACCCCTATACCCCGCCGCGCAAATCCGCGACCTTCGACGACTATACGCTTGCGGAAATCCGCCGTGCGGCTGCCACCGGTATCTATGATATTCGCGGCGCCGGCACCAAGCGCAAAGTTCCGCACTTCGACGACCTTCTCTTTCTCGGCGCGTCGATCTCGCGCTATCCGCTCGAAGGCTATCGCGAGAAATGCGATACCTCGGTCGTTCTCGGCACACGCTACGCCAAGAAGCCGATCCAACTGAAGATCCCGATCACCATCGCCGGCATGAGCTTCGGCGCGCTGTCTGGCCCTGCCAAGGAGGCGCTCGGCCGCGGCGCGACGATTTCCGGCACCTCGACCACCACCGGCGACGGCGGCATGACGGACGAGGAGCGCGGCCATTCTCAGACGCTGGTCTATCAGTACCTGCCCTCGCGCTACGGCATGAACCCGAAGGATTTGCGCCGCGCCGATGCCATCGAGGTTGTGGTTGGTCAAGGCGCCAAACCCGGCGGTGGTGGTATGCTGCTTGGCCAGAAGATTTCCGACCGCGTCGCCAACATGCGCAACCTGCCCAAGGGTATAGACCAGCGCTCGGCCTGCCGCCATCCCGATTGGACCGGGCCGGACGATCTCGAAATCAAGATCCTTGAAATACGCGAGATCACCGACTGGGAGAAGCCGATCTATGTGAAGGTCGGCGGAGCACGCCCCTATTACGACACGGCACTCGCGGTAAAGGCTGGAGCCGATGTCGTGGTGCTCGACGGCATGCAGGGCGGCACGGCTGCCACCCAGGACGTGTTCATCGAGCATGTCGGCATGCCGATCCTCGCCTGCATCCGCCCGGCCGTGCAGGCGCTGCAGGATCTCGGCATGCACCGCAAGGTCCAGCTCGTCGTATCCGGCGGCATTCGCTCCGGCGCGGACGTCGCCAAGGCGCTGGCGCTCGGCGCCGATGCGGTTGCCATCGGCACGGCCGCTCTGGTCGCCATCGGCGACAACGATCCGCGGTGGGAAGAAGAATACCAGAAGCTCGGCACGACGGCCGGCGCCTATGACGACTGGCACGAAGGCAAGGATCCGGCTGGCATTACCACGCAGGATCCCGAACTCGCCGCCCGCCTCGATCCGGTTGCCGCCGGCCGCCGTCTCGCCAACTATCTGAAGGTGATGACATTGGAGGCGCAGACCATTGCGCGCGCTTGCGGCAAGAACCACCTGCATAACCTCGAGCCGGAAGACCTGTGCGCTCTGACGATGGAAGCCGCCGCCATGGCGCAGATCCCGCTCGCCGGCACGAACTGGTATCCCGGCAAAGGCGGCTTTTGA
- the soxG gene encoding sarcosine oxidase subunit gamma family protein — MSEFRPILRPVLGTKQAVSSATLRLSPLPEGTIIHVLARPGEEDMVPFLGSLAKTAAHAVRPVSPGQWFIVGEEPMPHKEMKSLFAALEPRASGVDQSHGRVRIRIEGKMASRALSKGTALDLDPSAFSVGQSAVTLIGHIAAHVTRVGSEAFEIIVLRGFAESLWDDLARMSLEFS; from the coding sequence ATGTCTGAATTCCGTCCAATCCTTCGCCCAGTGCTCGGCACGAAGCAGGCAGTATCTTCCGCCACGCTCAGGCTCTCGCCACTTCCGGAAGGCACAATCATCCACGTGCTCGCCCGGCCGGGAGAAGAGGATATGGTGCCCTTCCTCGGCAGCCTTGCCAAAACGGCCGCGCATGCCGTGCGCCCGGTTTCGCCCGGCCAGTGGTTCATCGTCGGTGAAGAGCCGATGCCCCATAAGGAGATGAAAAGCCTCTTTGCCGCTCTCGAACCGCGCGCCAGCGGCGTCGATCAGAGCCACGGCCGCGTCCGCATCCGGATCGAGGGCAAGATGGCCTCCCGCGCGCTTTCGAAAGGTACGGCGCTCGACCTCGACCCGTCCGCTTTCTCGGTCGGGCAATCCGCGGTCACTCTCATCGGCCATATCGCAGCCCACGTCACCCGCGTCGGCTCCGAAGCCTTCGAAATCATCGTCCTGCGCGGCTTTGCAGAAAGCCTTTGGGACGATCTTGCCCGAATGAGCCTCGAATTCAGCTGA
- a CDS encoding sarcosine oxidase subunit beta family protein, with protein MRYSALSILLNGLRGNRNWTPAWRQPDPKPNYDVIIVGGGGHGLATAYYLAKEFGIANVAVLEKNYIGSGNVGRNTTIIRSNYLLPGNNPFYELSMKLWEGLEQDFNFNAMVSQRGVLNLYHSDAQRDAYTRRGNAMRLHGVDAELLDRAAVRKMLPFLDFDNARFPIQGGLLQRRGGTVRHDAVAWGYARGADSRGVDIIQNCEVTAIRRENGRVAGVETSRGFIGCNTLALAAAGNSSQVAEMAGLKLPIESHVLQAFVSEGLKPFIDGVVTFGAGHFYVSQSDKGGLVFGGDLDGYNSYAQRGNLATVEHVAEAGKAMIPSLSRVRVLRSWGGIMDMSMDGSPIIDRTPIDNLYLNAGWCYGGFKATPASGFCFAHLIARGTPQKTAAAFRLDRFERGYLIDEKGQGAQPNLH; from the coding sequence ATGCGCTACTCTGCACTTTCCATCCTTCTCAATGGCCTGCGCGGCAATCGGAACTGGACGCCGGCCTGGCGCCAGCCCGACCCGAAGCCCAATTACGACGTGATCATTGTAGGCGGCGGTGGTCATGGCCTTGCGACGGCCTACTACCTCGCAAAGGAATTCGGCATCGCCAATGTCGCGGTGCTGGAGAAGAACTATATCGGTTCGGGCAATGTCGGCCGCAACACGACCATCATCCGCTCCAACTATCTGCTTCCCGGCAACAATCCGTTCTACGAGCTCTCCATGAAACTCTGGGAGGGGCTGGAGCAGGATTTCAACTTCAACGCCATGGTCTCCCAGCGCGGCGTCCTGAACCTCTATCATTCCGATGCCCAGCGCGACGCCTATACGCGGCGCGGCAATGCAATGCGGCTGCATGGGGTGGACGCCGAACTTCTCGACAGGGCGGCCGTCCGCAAGATGCTGCCTTTCCTCGACTTCGACAATGCCCGATTCCCGATCCAGGGCGGGCTCCTGCAACGGCGTGGCGGCACGGTTCGTCACGATGCCGTCGCCTGGGGCTATGCCCGCGGCGCCGACTCGCGCGGCGTCGATATCATCCAGAATTGCGAAGTGACTGCGATACGACGCGAAAATGGCCGCGTAGCAGGCGTCGAAACCAGCCGCGGCTTTATCGGCTGCAATACGTTGGCGCTGGCAGCGGCCGGCAATTCGTCTCAGGTGGCGGAGATGGCCGGACTCAAGCTGCCGATCGAGAGCCATGTGCTCCAGGCCTTCGTGTCGGAAGGCTTGAAGCCTTTTATCGACGGCGTGGTCACATTCGGCGCCGGACACTTCTACGTTTCGCAATCGGACAAGGGTGGCCTCGTCTTCGGCGGCGATCTCGACGGCTACAATTCCTATGCACAGCGCGGCAACCTTGCGACGGTCGAACACGTCGCGGAAGCCGGCAAGGCGATGATCCCGTCCTTGTCGCGAGTGCGCGTGCTGCGATCCTGGGGCGGCATCATGGATATGTCGATGGACGGCTCGCCGATCATCGACCGGACGCCGATCGACAATCTCTATCTCAACGCCGGCTGGTGCTATGGCGGTTTCAAGGCCACCCCCGCCTCCGGCTTCTGCTTTGCGCATCTCATCGCCCGCGGCACGCCACAAAAGACTGCCGCAGCCTTTCGTCTCGACCGTTTCGAGCGCGGCTATCTCATCGACGAAAAGGGGCAAGGCGCCCAGCCCAACCTTCACTGA
- a CDS encoding sarcosine oxidase subunit alpha, protein MSSYRLSKGGLVDRKAPLSFSFDGKPMQGFAGDTLASALLANGQMLVGRSFKYHRPRGILTAGAAEPNALVTVGRGGRTEPNTRATMQELYAGLEAQSQNRWPSLDFDVGALNGLLSPFLGAGFYYKTFMWPAAFWEKFYEPFIRKAAGLGKASYEADPDSYEKSWAHCDLLVIGAGPTGLAAALTAGRAGARVILVDEGSLPGGSLLFEMATIDGKAAADFARDTSAELQSMPNVRVMMRTTAIGWYDGNVFGTVERVQKHVRDPAPHLPVERLWRIVARHALLATGAEERPLVFGGNDRPGVMMASAMRTYLNRYGVAPGQSTAIFTTNDGGYALARDLEVAGVDVVAIIDSRPSAGVGYRGKARVIKEAVVCATRGRKAISAIEVRRDSRTETIAVDALAVAGGFSPIIHLACHRGAKPVWSAEKGAFLAPADLKGLEVAGGAAATTDLAACLGEGAVRAQAIIKELGLSCPPFALPKVEGDEDTHSPRPLWSIPGIKGKAFVDFQNDVHLKDIGLAVREGYSHVELAKRYTTNGMATDQGKLSNVNAIGLIAKARGVSPAEVGTTTFRPFYTPVSFGALTGAHTGHHFQPVRKSPLHDWAKKHCAVFVETGLWYRSSWFPRSGEQSWRESVDREVLNVRKNAGICDVSMLGKIEISGSDAAEFLNRVYCNAFLKLPVGKARYGLMLREDGMIYDDGTTSRLAENHFFMTTTTAYAAGVMNHLEFCAQALWPELDVRLASITDQWAQMAIAGPKARAILQKIVDEDISDAAFPFLAAKEVSLFDGALHGCLFRISFSGELAYELAVPAGFGESVADALLEAGKDHGIMPYGVEALSVLRIEKGHVTHNEINGTVVPADLGFGKMVSATKPDFIGKAMLQREGLAAPDRPQLVGVVPLDPKQSFRSGSHILAKGVAATLENDEGYVTSSAYSPHIGSTIGLALVKSGPNRHGEEVVVWNGLRGESTPARLCNPVFFDPQNERLHV, encoded by the coding sequence ATGAGTTCCTATCGCTTGTCCAAGGGCGGTCTTGTCGATCGCAAGGCGCCGCTTTCCTTCAGCTTCGACGGCAAGCCGATGCAGGGATTTGCCGGAGACACGCTTGCCTCCGCACTGCTCGCGAATGGTCAGATGCTGGTTGGCCGCAGCTTCAAATACCACCGCCCGCGTGGAATCCTGACGGCGGGGGCCGCCGAACCGAATGCGCTGGTCACCGTCGGTCGCGGCGGCCGCACGGAACCCAATACACGCGCCACCATGCAGGAGCTCTACGCGGGCCTCGAAGCGCAGAGCCAGAACCGCTGGCCGTCGCTTGATTTCGACGTCGGTGCGCTGAACGGCCTGCTGTCGCCCTTCCTTGGCGCCGGTTTCTACTACAAGACCTTCATGTGGCCGGCAGCCTTCTGGGAAAAGTTTTACGAACCCTTCATCCGCAAGGCCGCCGGTCTTGGCAAGGCAAGCTACGAAGCCGATCCCGACAGCTACGAGAAGAGCTGGGCGCACTGCGACCTGCTCGTCATCGGCGCCGGTCCGACGGGCCTTGCCGCGGCGCTCACCGCCGGCCGCGCAGGTGCACGCGTCATTCTCGTCGACGAGGGCTCGTTGCCTGGCGGTTCGCTCCTGTTCGAGATGGCGACGATCGACGGCAAGGCGGCCGCCGACTTTGCGCGCGACACAAGTGCCGAACTACAGTCTATGCCCAATGTCCGGGTGATGATGCGGACGACAGCCATTGGTTGGTACGACGGCAATGTCTTCGGCACGGTCGAGCGGGTGCAGAAGCATGTACGCGACCCCGCGCCCCATCTGCCCGTCGAGCGGCTGTGGCGCATCGTCGCGAGGCATGCCCTGCTTGCGACCGGCGCGGAAGAACGCCCGCTCGTCTTTGGCGGCAATGACCGTCCGGGCGTGATGATGGCGAGCGCCATGCGCACCTATCTCAACCGCTACGGCGTCGCGCCCGGTCAATCGACCGCCATCTTCACCACCAACGATGGCGGCTATGCCCTCGCGCGCGATCTCGAGGTAGCCGGCGTCGACGTGGTTGCCATCATCGACAGCCGACCGTCGGCAGGCGTCGGCTACCGCGGCAAGGCGCGCGTAATCAAGGAGGCGGTCGTTTGCGCGACCAGAGGTCGCAAGGCGATCTCCGCGATCGAAGTCCGCCGCGACAGCCGAACGGAAACAATCGCGGTCGATGCGCTCGCCGTCGCGGGCGGCTTCAGCCCGATCATCCATCTCGCCTGCCATCGGGGGGCCAAGCCCGTCTGGTCGGCGGAAAAAGGCGCCTTCCTCGCCCCCGCTGACCTGAAGGGCCTTGAGGTCGCCGGCGGCGCCGCAGCGACGACGGACCTCGCCGCCTGCCTCGGGGAGGGTGCCGTCCGGGCTCAAGCGATTATCAAAGAGCTCGGCTTGTCGTGCCCGCCTTTTGCCCTTCCAAAGGTCGAGGGGGACGAGGATACGCATTCCCCAAGACCATTGTGGTCAATCCCCGGCATCAAGGGCAAAGCCTTTGTCGATTTCCAGAACGACGTACATCTCAAGGACATCGGCCTCGCCGTCCGCGAAGGCTACAGCCATGTCGAGCTTGCCAAGCGCTACACCACGAATGGCATGGCCACCGACCAGGGCAAGCTCTCGAACGTCAATGCGATCGGGTTGATAGCCAAGGCACGCGGCGTCTCGCCCGCGGAGGTCGGAACAACGACGTTCCGCCCTTTCTATACGCCGGTTTCCTTCGGTGCATTGACCGGTGCGCATACAGGCCATCATTTCCAGCCGGTCCGCAAGTCGCCGCTCCATGACTGGGCAAAGAAGCATTGTGCCGTCTTCGTCGAAACCGGTCTCTGGTATCGCTCCTCGTGGTTTCCGCGGAGCGGCGAACAAAGTTGGCGGGAAAGCGTCGACCGGGAAGTGCTGAACGTCCGGAAGAACGCCGGCATCTGTGACGTCTCGATGCTCGGCAAGATCGAGATCTCGGGCAGCGACGCGGCCGAATTCCTGAACCGCGTCTATTGCAACGCCTTCCTCAAGCTGCCCGTCGGCAAGGCGCGCTACGGTCTGATGCTGCGCGAGGACGGCATGATCTATGACGACGGCACGACAAGCCGGCTCGCGGAAAACCACTTCTTCATGACGACGACGACCGCCTATGCGGCCGGCGTCATGAACCACCTCGAATTCTGCGCGCAGGCACTCTGGCCGGAACTGGATGTCCGTCTCGCCTCCATCACCGACCAGTGGGCGCAGATGGCGATTGCCGGACCGAAGGCACGCGCAATCCTGCAGAAGATCGTCGATGAGGATATCTCCGACGCGGCCTTCCCCTTCCTCGCAGCGAAGGAGGTTTCGCTGTTCGACGGCGCGCTTCACGGTTGCCTCTTCCGGATTTCCTTCTCGGGCGAACTCGCCTACGAGCTCGCGGTCCCAGCCGGCTTCGGCGAAAGCGTAGCCGATGCGCTGCTGGAAGCAGGAAAGGACCACGGCATCATGCCCTACGGGGTCGAGGCGCTCAGCGTGCTGCGTATCGAAAAGGGCCATGTGACGCATAACGAGATCAACGGCACGGTCGTGCCGGCCGATCTCGGCTTCGGCAAGATGGTCTCGGCGACCAAGCCGGATTTCATCGGCAAGGCGATGCTTCAGCGCGAGGGATTGGCTGCGCCCGACCGGCCGCAACTGGTGGGCGTCGTGCCGCTCGATCCGAAACAGTCGTTCCGCAGTGGTTCGCATATTCTCGCCAAGGGAGTTGCGGCCACGCTCGAGAACGACGAGGGCTATGTGACATCGAGCGCCTACTCTCCGCATATCGGATCGACCATCGGTCTGGCACTCGTCAAAAGCGGCCCCAATCGGCACGGCGAGGAGGTGGTGGTCTGGAACGGCCTTCGCGGCGAGTCCACGCCCGCGCGCCTGTGCAACCCGGTCTTCTTCGACCCTCAGAACGAGAGGCTCCATGTCTGA
- the folD gene encoding bifunctional methylenetetrahydrofolate dehydrogenase/methenyltetrahydrofolate cyclohydrolase FolD, protein MTTIIDGKAVAASIIAAIKDTNAALQARTGKKTGLAVIIVGDDPASHAYVGAKSRMAKECGFFSVQHTLPKETTQQELAGLVHELNGDDSIHGILVQLPLPQHLDAEAIIQAIRPEKDVDGLHVANAGKLATGDLESGLISCTPAGAMVFVSNAHGRDLSGLNALVIGRSNLFGKPMAQLLLNANATVTIAHSRTNDLPSICRNADILVAAVGRPEMVKANWVKPGATVIDVGINRVPAPEKGEKKTKLVGDVAFAECAPIASVITPVPGGVGPMTIAMLMANSVIAAHRASGTKISGQLSTLIFG, encoded by the coding sequence ATGACGACGATCATCGACGGTAAGGCCGTTGCCGCTTCCATCATCGCCGCGATAAAGGACACCAACGCCGCGCTACAGGCGCGGACGGGCAAGAAAACCGGGCTGGCCGTCATTATCGTCGGCGACGATCCCGCAAGCCATGCCTATGTGGGCGCAAAAAGCCGTATGGCCAAGGAGTGCGGCTTCTTTTCGGTCCAGCACACGCTGCCTAAGGAAACGACACAGCAGGAGCTTGCCGGCCTGGTGCATGAGTTGAACGGCGATGACAGCATTCATGGAATTCTCGTGCAATTGCCCTTGCCGCAACATCTCGACGCGGAAGCCATCATCCAGGCGATCCGGCCCGAAAAGGACGTTGACGGCCTGCATGTTGCCAATGCCGGAAAGCTCGCTACCGGCGACCTGGAGAGCGGTTTGATCTCCTGCACCCCCGCAGGCGCAATGGTCTTTGTGAGCAACGCGCATGGCCGCGATCTGTCCGGTCTGAACGCGTTGGTAATCGGTCGCTCCAATCTCTTCGGCAAGCCGATGGCACAATTGCTGCTGAATGCCAATGCGACGGTGACGATCGCTCATTCGCGCACCAACGACCTTCCCTCCATCTGCCGCAATGCCGATATCTTGGTCGCGGCAGTCGGCAGACCCGAGATGGTCAAGGCAAACTGGGTGAAGCCGGGAGCCACCGTCATCGATGTCGGGATCAACCGGGTCCCCGCACCTGAGAAGGGCGAGAAGAAAACGAAATTGGTCGGCGACGTCGCGTTCGCCGAATGCGCTCCAATAGCGTCCGTCATTACACCGGTCCCGGGTGGCGTCGGACCGATGACCATCGCCATGTTGATGGCCAACAGCGTGATTGCCGCCCACAGGGCATCCGGCACGAAAATCTCCGGTCAGCTTTCGACGCTGATATTCGGCTGA
- a CDS encoding GXGXG domain-containing protein produces MRVFDLVKTPLRELNSALHAIAPGRNDTNFEVINPRGSHAVAVGIDQPVTVDVRGSVGYYCAGMNDGGTITVHGSAGPGVAQNMMSGTVIIEGDASQYAGATGRGGLLVIKGNAASRCGISMKGIDIVVHGSIGHMSAFMGQSGHLVVLGDAGDALGDSLYEAKLFVRGTVKSLGADCIEKEMRPEHLQKLAELLEKADVQGIRPEEFKRYGSARKLYNFNIDNADAY; encoded by the coding sequence ATGCGCGTTTTCGATCTCGTCAAAACGCCTCTTCGCGAGTTGAACAGCGCGCTGCACGCGATCGCCCCGGGCAGGAATGACACGAACTTCGAAGTCATCAATCCGCGAGGCAGCCATGCCGTTGCCGTCGGCATCGACCAGCCGGTCACCGTTGATGTGCGCGGCAGCGTCGGCTATTACTGCGCCGGCATGAATGACGGCGGAACCATTACGGTTCATGGCTCGGCCGGCCCAGGCGTGGCCCAAAACATGATGTCCGGCACGGTGATCATAGAAGGTGATGCGTCGCAATATGCCGGCGCGACCGGACGCGGTGGCCTTCTCGTCATCAAGGGCAATGCGGCATCGCGCTGCGGGATCTCGATGAAGGGCATCGACATCGTCGTTCATGGTAGTATCGGCCATATGTCGGCCTTTATGGGCCAGTCCGGCCACCTCGTCGTGCTCGGCGATGCGGGCGATGCCCTGGGTGACAGTCTTTATGAAGCCAAACTCTTCGTGCGCGGCACGGTCAAGAGCCTCGGCGCCGATTGCATCGAGAAGGAGATGCGTCCGGAGCACCTGCAAAAGCTCGCCGAGCTACTGGAAAAGGCCGACGTCCAGGGTATCCGGCCGGAGGAGTTCAAGCGCTATGGCTCGGCCCGCAAGCTCTACAATTTTAATATCGACAACGCCGACGCGTATTAA
- a CDS encoding sarcosine oxidase subunit delta codes for MASLVPCPNCGRRPKEEFTIKGAALKRPAAGADASEWFDYVYLRDNPRGAYEEYWHHTSGCRRWLILTRDTVTHEVAACRDAADGSRLEERT; via the coding sequence ATGGCAAGTCTCGTGCCCTGCCCGAACTGCGGGCGAAGACCCAAAGAAGAATTCACGATCAAGGGCGCAGCCCTGAAGCGTCCAGCGGCTGGCGCGGATGCTTCCGAGTGGTTCGACTACGTCTATCTGCGCGACAACCCGCGCGGCGCCTATGAAGAATACTGGCACCACACCTCCGGTTGCCGCCGCTGGCTCATTCTCACTCGCGATACCGTGACGCATGAGGTCGCCGCGTGCCGCGATGCGGCTGACGGCTCTCGATTGGAGGAGCGCACATGA
- a CDS encoding class II glutamine amidotransferase encodes MCGIVGLFLKDSRLEPQLGQLLSDMLITMTDRGPDSAGIAIYGSATEGKAKVTIQSAKPNIDFADLERDLAEAGLPARVARKSTHAVIAVAAARLADVRSVLAAIRPDVRIMGSGDSVEIYKEVGLPKDVVARFDVRSMSGTHGIGHTRMATESAVTTLGAHPFSTGSDQCLVHNGSLSNHNNLRRDLTREGMAFETQNDSEVAAAYLTAEMAKGKDLGEALTSALDDLDGFFTFVVGTKSGFGVVRDPIACKPAVMAETDQYVAFGSEYRALVSLPGIEDARVWEPEPATVYFWDHEKAA; translated from the coding sequence ATGTGCGGCATAGTTGGTTTGTTTCTGAAAGACAGCAGGCTTGAGCCACAGCTCGGTCAGTTGCTTTCGGACATGCTGATTACCATGACGGACCGAGGCCCAGACTCGGCGGGGATAGCCATCTATGGCTCGGCCACCGAGGGGAAGGCGAAGGTAACGATCCAGTCGGCGAAACCCAATATCGATTTCGCAGATCTCGAGCGGGACCTCGCTGAAGCGGGTTTGCCGGCACGCGTCGCTCGCAAGAGCACCCATGCGGTCATCGCGGTTGCAGCGGCCAGGCTCGCGGATGTTCGCTCCGTTCTCGCCGCCATTCGCCCGGATGTGCGCATCATGGGGTCCGGCGACAGCGTCGAGATATACAAGGAGGTCGGCCTGCCAAAGGACGTCGTCGCCCGTTTCGACGTGCGCTCCATGAGCGGTACGCATGGCATCGGCCACACTCGCATGGCGACGGAATCGGCAGTCACGACGCTCGGGGCGCACCCGTTCTCCACGGGGTCGGACCAGTGCCTCGTACACAATGGCTCGCTGTCGAACCACAACAATTTGCGCCGCGATCTCACCCGCGAGGGCATGGCCTTCGAGACGCAGAACGACTCTGAAGTCGCCGCCGCTTACCTGACGGCGGAAATGGCCAAGGGCAAAGACCTCGGCGAGGCGTTGACGAGCGCGCTCGACGATCTCGACGGCTTCTTCACTTTCGTCGTCGGCACCAAATCGGGCTTCGGCGTCGTTCGTGATCCGATCGCCTGCAAGCCGGCGGTGATGGCCGAAACGGATCAGTATGTCGCCTTCGGCTCCGAATACCGGGCACTCGTCAGCCTGCCGGGCATTGAAGACGCACGCGTCTGGGAGCCGGAGCCCGCCACCGTCTACTTCTGGGATCATGAGAAGGCTGCATAA